The window TTCTTCCTAACTCCTTTTGGTGTTTCTTTTGTTCCTGCCTCAACTGCTGACAATGATGAAGCACGGCTTCCAAGTCCTCTTTTTCCACTTTCTTCAAAAGGATCTCTAAGCTTTTCACCTTTTCTTCCGTCAGGCTTCGTTGTTCTTTATACTGTTGCAGAACTTCTCGAAGTTTCTTCATTTTCTCTTCTGGCATATGAGCGGCCACATAAGCCTCCATGGATTCAAAATCTTCCTGAGCTAATTTTTCTTTCCATTGCTCCGCTACGGTTTCCATAGCCTTCTTTGCTTCCTTTTGGTTCTTATCCGCATATTCTAGGGTCACGGTCGCGGCTGCTTGTTTTTCTCTCCAATCGTTATATTGGCTTTCGGCCTTTTCGTAAGCTTTTTTTGCTTCTTCTATCTTTGCTTCCAGGGTTTGCTTTTGCTTCTCCAATTCTTTCAGCTCTAAAAGATGCTCCGGCAAAGCTTCTTCGATGCTTTGCACCTGCCCTTGTAAGGTTGCGATTTCCGATACCAGCTCTTGTTGCTTCGCTCCCATTTCTTTGTGTTTTTCCGTCAGTTCTATCAATGCTTTTTCGCCTTTTCGGAGGGCTTCTTTTCTCTGCTCATAGTTCCGTCTCTGGGCTTCCATCGCTTTCAGTTCCTCATCAACCCTTTGCTTTTCTTCTTGTTTGCTTTTTTCGATGGCTTCCAGCCCGTCCTTCTTGCCTAACAGGTCTTCTCTCTTTTGTATTCCTTCTTCCAGAGCCGCATTAACCGTCTCCCATTTTGTGACTACCTGAATGTAAGCATCGTTGGCCTTTTTTTCCTTCTCTTTCGCTTCTTCCATGGTTTTTCGGTTGACTTCTTCTCCAATGCCAGTTGCCTTCTCTGGATGCTCCAAACTGCCACAAACCGGACAAGGTTCCCCTTCCTGCAAGTTCATCGCTAACCATCTGGCTTGGTTGTCAAGCCACTTTTGCTCTGCTTTCCGGGCTTCTTCCCTGTTACTTTTAAGTTTTGCCTCTGCTTTTTCCATCTGTTTGCTTAAAAGCTTTTCCTCTTCCTTCCTTCGGATTAGCTCTTGAAGTTCCTGGCAGTCTTGCTGAAGCTTCGCTTGCTCTTTAATAAGTCTGGCTTCTTTTTCTAAGGCTTCGGAGTCCCGTTCCTGTTCTTTCCTAAGTTCCTTTAGCCTTTTTTCCCCTAATGCCTGCCGTTGTGAAAGGTCCTCCATCTTTTTTCCATAGCCTTCGGCTTCTTTTTGCCCTAGGTGGAGCCTATCTCTCTTTCGGGATAGTTCTTTCACTTTTGGCAGTGCTTCCAGGATACGGTCATAGGCTTTTTCTGTTTCTTTCCGATAAGGTTTTTTCTTTTCCTCTTCTTCCCATTGTTTCTCTGCCTGTATCCGCTTTTCTTCCACCCTGATGGCTTCTTCTTTTGCGCCCTTCAGCACCTTTGTTTTTTGGACGCAGATTTCTTCTGTTTCTTTCTTTCGCTGATAAAAATGCTGGATTTTTTGGGCTTTTTCCGCTTCTTCCAGAGAATGCTGCCAGCTTTTCATTTTTTCCTGTTGTTCTTCAAGGCTCTTCATCTTTTGACGTTCCGCTTCCAGTTCTTCTAATTTTTGATTGTTTTCCTTAGCTTTGTAATAGTGTTCGTCTGCCTTTTGAATCAGTTCGTCCTGTTTTTCCAATTGAATTTCCAAGCCTGTTTTTCTTTCTTCTAACCGTTCCATATCTTTTGCTAAGGCCTTCATCAACTGGTAGATATTTCGTTCCTTTTCCTTTAGCAGTAGATTGCTTTCCAAGGCTTCCTCTTCCTTTAACAATTCTTCCAGGCTATCTTCCCGACTACGAAGGTTTTGACGAAGCTGAAAATATTCTTGGTCCACTTCTTTTCTTCGCTGATCCAATTTTTCTGTAAACCGCTGATACAGGTTGGTGTGAAATATTTGGCGTAAAATGCGTTTTTTATCCTCGGCCTTTGCTAATAGTAGTTTTTCAAATTCTCCCTGAGGCAGCATAACAATTTGTCGAAATTGATCCACGTCTAAACCGGTCAGGGCCATGATTTTTTCGTTCATTTCATTCACTTTTCCGGATTCCAGCATGGATTCCCAGCCATAATCCTCTTTTTCTTTGAAAAAAACCCATCGATGAAGTTCAATCCCACCACCTGTTTTGCTTTTATTGTTCTTTTTAATATGAGCCATCTGCCGGCGGGCTCGGTAACGAGAACCGCGAACTGTAAATTCCAGACTTGCTTCTGTATAGTCCTGATCTTCTGCATAGATGCAGCGCAATTCTTCTGCATTGCTACGATGCTGACCACTGGCTCTTCCGTAAAGGGCATAGCAAATGCCATCAAAAATGGCGGTTTTGCCAGCCCCTGTCTTTCCGGAGATTGCAAAAAGCTGTGCTTTATTTAATAAGTCAAAATCAATGACTTCTTTTCCTTTATATGGTCCCAGCGCCTGTATTATCAACTGGTTCAGAATCATAGAATCTCCTCCCTCTCTTCTCTGATCAGTGATTCTAAGACTTCTTCCACTATTCTTTGGGATAATGGATCTGGCTTTTCTCCCTGTACCTGTTCATAAAAGTCTGTAATGATTTGTAAGGGATGCTTCTGCCCAATAGCTTCTGCTTCCCCTATGATTTCCCCAGTCTCACGGTCATGTTTTCGGCCCAGGTGAAGGGCATTAGGATATACCGTCCGGATTCGTTCCATA is drawn from Tindallia californiensis and contains these coding sequences:
- a CDS encoding AAA family ATPase; amino-acid sequence: MILNQLIIQALGPYKGKEVIDFDLLNKAQLFAISGKTGAGKTAIFDGICYALYGRASGQHRSNAEELRCIYAEDQDYTEASLEFTVRGSRYRARRQMAHIKKNNKSKTGGGIELHRWVFFKEKEDYGWESMLESGKVNEMNEKIMALTGLDVDQFRQIVMLPQGEFEKLLLAKAEDKKRILRQIFHTNLYQRFTEKLDQRRKEVDQEYFQLRQNLRSREDSLEELLKEEEALESNLLLKEKERNIYQLMKALAKDMERLEERKTGLEIQLEKQDELIQKADEHYYKAKENNQKLEELEAERQKMKSLEEQQEKMKSWQHSLEEAEKAQKIQHFYQRKKETEEICVQKTKVLKGAKEEAIRVEEKRIQAEKQWEEEEKKKPYRKETEKAYDRILEALPKVKELSRKRDRLHLGQKEAEGYGKKMEDLSQRQALGEKRLKELRKEQERDSEALEKEARLIKEQAKLQQDCQELQELIRRKEEEKLLSKQMEKAEAKLKSNREEARKAEQKWLDNQARWLAMNLQEGEPCPVCGSLEHPEKATGIGEEVNRKTMEEAKEKEKKANDAYIQVVTKWETVNAALEEGIQKREDLLGKKDGLEAIEKSKQEEKQRVDEELKAMEAQRRNYEQRKEALRKGEKALIELTEKHKEMGAKQQELVSEIATLQGQVQSIEEALPEHLLELKELEKQKQTLEAKIEEAKKAYEKAESQYNDWREKQAAATVTLEYADKNQKEAKKAMETVAEQWKEKLAQEDFESMEAYVAAHMPEEKMKKLREVLQQYKEQRSLTEEKVKSLEILLKKVEKEDLEAVLHHCQQLRQEQKKHQKELGRKESLLRETGSLKGYIEKEWEKMQEREEERNRIANLYQCANGTGNDQKLALETYVLQHYFHRVLKAANLRLDQLTMGRYRLVADQEREKHGGRSGLGIDVIDVFNEQQRSVRTFSGGEKFNASLCLALGLFDVIQSESGGTEMKTMFIDEGFGSLDTQESLPKAIQMLNQIQETGRVIGVISHVSEMKEQLPAILEVIKDSDGSSTTRIKVNA